The Arvicanthis niloticus isolate mArvNil1 chromosome 2, mArvNil1.pat.X, whole genome shotgun sequence genome includes a window with the following:
- the Adra1d gene encoding alpha-1D adrenergic receptor, which yields MTFRDILSVTFEGPRSSSSTGGSGGGGGAGTVGPEGPAVGGVPGATGGGEDNQSSTAEPGAAASGEVNGSAAVGGLVVSAQGVGVGVFLAAFILTAVAGNLLVILSVACNRHLQTVTNYFIVNLAVADLLLSAAVLPFSATMEVLGFWAFGRTFCDVWAAVDVLCCTASILSLCTISVDRYVGVRHSLKYPAIMTERKAAAILALLWAVALVVSVGPLLGWKEPVPPDERCCGITEEVGYAIFSSVCSFYLPMAVIVVMYCRVYVVARSTTRSLEAGIKREPGKASEVVLRIHCRGAATSAKGNPGTQSTKGHTLRSSLSVRLLKFSREKKAAKTLAIVVGVFVLCWFPFFFVLPLGSLFPQLKPSEGVFKVIFWLGYFNSCVNPLIYPCSSREFKRAFLRLLRCQCRRRRRRLWRVYGHHWRASTGDPRSDCAPSPRIAPPGAPLALTAHPGPGSADTPEAQASVSSSRKPASALLDWRLLGPLQRPTTQLRAKMSSLSHKIRSGGARRAETACALRSEVEAVSLNVPQDGAEAVICQACEPGDYSNLRETDI from the exons ATGACTTTCCGCGACATCCTGAGCGTCACTTTCGAGGGACCCCGGTCAAGCAGTAGCACTGGGGGCTCCGGCGGGGGCGGCGGAGCTGGCACGGTTGGCCCCGAGGGTCCGGCAGTGGGCGGCGTGCCGGGTGCCACAGGCGGCGGCGAGGACAACCAGAGCTCCACGGCAGAACCGGGGGCCGCGGCAAGCGGCGAGGTGAATGGCTCGGCGGCCGTCGGGGGGCTAGTGGTGAGTGCGCAGGGCGTGGGAGTGGGTGTCTTCCTAGCGGCCTTCATCCTCACCGCTGTGGCGGGCAACCTGCTCGTCATCCTCTCGGTGGCCTGCAACCGCCACCTGCAGACGGTCACCAACTATTTCATCGTGAACCTGGCTGTGGCTGACCTGTTATTGAGTGCAGCTGTGTTGCCCTTCTCAGCCACTATGGAGGTTCTAGGCTTCTGGGCCTTTGGCAGGACCTTCTGCGACGTATGGGCCGCGGTGGACGTGCTGTGCTGCACTGCCTCCATCCTTAGCCTCTGCACCATCTCTGTGGACCGGTACGTGGGTGTGCGCCACTCGCTCAAGTACCCAGCCATTATGACAGAGCGCAAGGCCGCTGCCATTCTGGCTCTGCTTTGGGCGGTGGCCCTGGTGGTATCTGTGGGACCGCTACTAGGTTGGAAGGAGCCAGTACCCCCGGATGAGCGTTGCTGCGGCATCACCGAGGAGGTGGGCTATGCAATCTTCTCTTCCGTATGCTCCTTCTACCTCCCCATGGCCGTGATCGTGGTCATGTACTGCCGCGTGTACGTGGTCGCGCGCAGCACCACGCGCAGCCTCGAGGCGGGCATCAAGAGGGAGCCCGGCAAGGCCTCTGAGGTGGTTCTGAGGATCCACTGTCGTGGCGCAGCCACTAGCGCCAAAGGAAACCCGGGGACACAGAGTACCAAGGGCCACACCTTGCGCAGCTCGCTCTCCGTAAGGCTGCTCAAGTTTTCCCGCGAGAAAAAGGCTGCCAAGACGTTGGCCATCGTCGTGGGTGTCTTCGTCCTGTGCTGGTTCCCTTTCTTCTTCGTCCTGCCTCTGG GCTCTCTGTTCCCTCAGCTGAAACCATCAGAGGGCGTCTTCAAGGTTATCTTCTGGCTGGGCTACTTCAATAGCTGTGTGAATCCGCTAATCTACCCCTGCTCCAGTCGCGAATTCAAGCGCGCCTTTCTCCGCCTCCTGCGCTGCCAATGTCGCCGCCGTCGCCGCCGCCTCTGGCGAGTCTATGGCCACCACTGGCGAGCCTCGACCGGCGACCCGCGCTCCGACTGCGCCCCCAGCCCTCGCATCGCGCCCCCTGGGGCCCCCCTAGCCCTCACTGCACACCCGGGCCCGGGCTCCGCAGACACGCCAGAGGCTCAGGCTTCGGTCTCCAGTAGTCGAAAACCAGCCTCCGCCCTCCTGGATTGGAGGCTGCTCGGGCCGCTACAGAGACCCACGACCCAGCTGCGTGCGAAGATGTCCAGCCTGTCCCATAAGATTCGCTCTGGGGGAGCGCGGCGCGCGGAGACTGCGTGCGCCCTGCGCTCAGAGGTAGAAGCAGTGTCCCTAAATGTTCCCCAAGATGGGGCAGAGGCTGTCATCTGCCAGGCTTGTGAGCCGGGCGACTACAGCAACCTCCGGGAGACTGACATTTAA